The following coding sequences lie in one Chanos chanos chromosome 4, fChaCha1.1, whole genome shotgun sequence genomic window:
- the tsnax gene encoding translin-associated protein X, with product MSKREGEGGARKRKTDFTEVQKSDDHDNGAQISSPVISAFKVFQQELDTKHDKYERLVKISRDITIESKRTIFLLHRVTSVPNAEEVLHEADVKLDGVRQKIGLIAEELRGEDLYQFHRAFTPGIQEYVEAVSFHHFIRHRTLISLEEVNARLVFMRHERTDAKGSSEGSRSSPAVLTFQVTPTDYLLGVADLTGELMRMCISSVGNGDMDTPFKLSDFLREIHDGFSYIGNTGPYEVSKKLHTLRQSLGKVEDACYTLRVRGSEIPKHMLADVLSSRTAIMDPDEGVV from the exons ATGAGCAAAAGAGAAG GTGAAGGGGGTGCCcggaaaaggaaaacagatttCACAGAAGTTCAGAAATCTGACGACCATGACAATGGTGCCCAGATTTCTTCCCCTGTTATATCTGCATTCAAAG TATTTCAGCAGGAGCTTGACACCAAACATGACAAATATGAACGACTGGTCAAGATCAGTCGAGACATAACAATTGAGAGCAAAAGGACTATTTTTCTGCTGCACAGAGTGACTAG TGTACCTAATGCGGAGGAAGTGTTGCATGAAGCGGACGTGAAGCTGGATGGTGTGAGACAGAAGATTGGGCTGATAGCAGAGGAGCTGAGAGGGGAGGACCTGTATCAGTTCCATAGAGCGTTCACACCTG ggaTTCAGGAGTATGTTGAGGCAGTGTCCTTCCATCATTTTATCAGACATCGTACTCTCATCAGTCTGGAGGAGGTCAATGCTCGGCTGGTGTTCATGAGACACGAGAGGACAGACGCAAAG GGTTCATCTGAAGGTTCAAGGTCAAGTCCAGCCGTCCTAACTTTTCAGGTCACGCCCACTGACTACCTGCTGGGTGTGGCTGACTTGACGGGCGAGCTTATGCGTATGTGCATCAGCAGCGTCGGCAATGGGGACATGGACACACCCTTCAAACTCAGCGACTTTCTGCGCGAGATTCATGATGGTTTTTCATACATCGGCAACACGGGACCCTACGAGGTCTCCAAGAAGCTCCACACCCTCCGTCAGAGCCTGGGCAAGGTGGAGGACGCCTGTTACACCCTGCGTGTTCGCGGCTCAGAGATCCCCAAACACATGCTGGCCGACGTTCTCTCCAGCAGGACGGCGATCATGGACCCGGATGAAGGCGTGGTTTAG